One part of the uncultured Celeribacter sp. genome encodes these proteins:
- a CDS encoding IclR family transcriptional regulator C-terminal domain-containing protein, which yields MVNNSTRKSSDTISSLAKGLRVLECFGAEHPKLTITDVAGTTGLDRATARRCLLTLNAEGYADSDGKFFTLTPRALRLGMGAIAALPLPQIVQPWLDQLTEQIGQSCSVSILDGTEIVYLARAAQRRVMSIGLMPGSRLPAHCTSMGRVLLAALPRAEALARIEASNLAPRTAHSLTDPADILARVERAGDLGFALIDQEVELGLRSIAVPLFDGRGRIVAALNTGMAVTQDPVETLVQDYLPKLQKVQSGLRRVL from the coding sequence ATGGTGAACAATTCGACGCGCAAATCCTCCGATACAATTTCGTCTCTGGCCAAGGGGTTGCGGGTGCTTGAATGCTTTGGCGCGGAACATCCGAAACTGACGATCACCGATGTGGCAGGGACGACGGGTCTGGATCGCGCCACGGCCCGGCGCTGCCTGTTGACGCTCAATGCCGAGGGCTACGCGGATTCTGACGGCAAGTTTTTCACTCTGACGCCGCGGGCGTTGCGGCTTGGCATGGGGGCGATTGCGGCGTTGCCGCTGCCGCAGATCGTGCAACCCTGGCTGGACCAATTGACCGAACAGATCGGGCAAAGCTGTTCGGTGTCGATTCTGGATGGCACGGAAATTGTCTATCTCGCGCGCGCGGCGCAGCGCCGGGTGATGTCCATCGGGCTGATGCCGGGGTCCCGTCTGCCAGCACATTGCACCTCCATGGGGCGTGTCTTGTTGGCGGCGTTGCCCCGGGCAGAGGCTTTGGCACGGATCGAGGCCTCAAATCTGGCACCGCGCACGGCCCATAGCCTGACCGACCCCGCCGACATCCTCGCGCGGGTGGAGCGTGCGGGCGATCTGGGGTTCGCGCTGATCGATCAGGAGGTGGAGCTTGGACTGCGATCAATCGCCGTCCCGCTTTTTGACGGGCGCGGTCGGATTGTGGCGGCGCTCAACACCGGCATGGCAGTAACACAGGATCCGGTGGAAACCCTGGTGCAGGACTACCTGCCCAAGCTGCAGAAGGTGCAATCGGGGTTGCGCCGGGTGTTGTGA
- a CDS encoding ChrR family anti-sigma-E factor translates to MTAITHHVSDALLLSYVSGQLPHPFALVVAAHISLCDDCRARAAAHAHAGGALLESTASAELSGGLKSGLMAQLDAPAPTEPHYTAKGPYPAPVMAALKGQPPRWKHLGLGTRQSILHHGREGSVRLLYIPGGMAVPDHGHNGLELTLVLQGAFHDETGRFGVGDLETADGDLEHTPIAEAGAPCICLAATDASLRFSSLLPRLLQPIFRI, encoded by the coding sequence ATGACGGCCATCACCCATCACGTTTCCGACGCGCTTCTGCTGTCTTATGTGTCCGGCCAGTTGCCGCATCCCTTTGCACTGGTTGTCGCGGCCCATATCTCGCTCTGCGATGACTGCCGGGCGCGCGCCGCGGCGCATGCCCATGCCGGGGGGGCTCTGTTGGAAAGTACCGCATCTGCGGAACTGTCCGGAGGGCTGAAATCTGGCTTGATGGCGCAGCTTGATGCCCCTGCCCCCACCGAACCGCATTACACGGCAAAAGGCCCCTATCCCGCCCCCGTCATGGCGGCGCTCAAAGGCCAGCCCCCGCGCTGGAAGCATCTCGGCCTTGGCACTCGCCAGTCGATCCTGCATCACGGGCGCGAAGGCAGTGTACGACTGCTTTATATTCCCGGGGGCATGGCTGTCCCGGACCATGGTCACAACGGGCTGGAGCTGACACTGGTGCTGCAAGGCGCGTTTCACGATGAAACCGGGCGCTTTGGCGTCGGCGATCTGGAAACGGCGGATGGCGATCTGGAGCACACGCCGATTGCGGAAGCCGGCGCGCCCTGCATCTGCCTTGCGGCGACGGATGCCTCGCTGCGGTTTTCATCACTGCTGCCGCGTCTGCTGCAGCCGATTTTCCGGATCTGA
- a CDS encoding LysR substrate-binding domain-containing protein has translation MNIPNGLKLRHLEAFLAVAEAGTITAAARARNVSQPALSKTIAELEVQLGAPLFTRTGRQAVLTPAGEAFRRHALSSLQSLEAGVRAITGGGRMDVVKVGVLPTVASGLFPAVALEFSELRPDARIAVITGPNRYLIERMRSGGLDLVVGRMAPAREMTGLSFEYLYDETVLLVGRKNHPGLSLSPVEALRRYPVILPNPGSIIRQQVMQYLIASGLETSLSVRFETVARPVGLPLVERSDMLWFISRGVVEREMTEGRLSTLDLGVDYMTGAVGLTRKFDFTRDSPADFLASLLHQRAKDFSAR, from the coding sequence ATGAATATACCTAATGGCCTGAAACTGCGCCATCTTGAGGCCTTTCTGGCGGTTGCCGAAGCGGGGACGATCACCGCGGCGGCACGGGCACGCAACGTGTCGCAACCGGCGCTGTCGAAAACCATTGCCGAGCTTGAGGTACAGCTGGGCGCGCCGCTGTTCACCCGCACCGGGCGGCAGGCGGTTCTGACGCCTGCGGGCGAGGCCTTTCGCCGCCATGCACTGTCGTCGTTGCAAAGTCTGGAGGCCGGGGTGCGGGCGATCACCGGTGGCGGGCGTATGGATGTGGTCAAGGTTGGCGTGCTGCCGACGGTAGCAAGCGGGCTGTTCCCTGCCGTGGCGCTGGAGTTTTCCGAGCTTCGCCCCGATGCCCGCATCGCCGTGATCACGGGGCCAAACCGCTATCTGATTGAGCGCATGCGATCCGGCGGTCTGGATCTGGTGGTCGGTCGTATGGCGCCAGCGCGCGAGATGACGGGGCTGTCGTTTGAATATCTCTATGATGAAACCGTACTGCTGGTCGGACGCAAGAACCACCCGGGGCTGTCTTTGTCGCCCGTGGAGGCGCTGCGGCGCTATCCGGTGATCCTGCCCAACCCCGGCTCGATCATTCGCCAGCAGGTGATGCAATATCTGATCGCCTCGGGCTTGGAGACCAGCCTGTCGGTGCGGTTTGAAACCGTCGCGCGCCCTGTGGGTCTGCCGCTGGTGGAACGCTCTGACATGCTCTGGTTCATTTCGCGTGGCGTGGTTGAGCGCGAAATGACCGAAGGGCGGCTTTCGACGCTTGATCTGGGCGTGGATTACATGACCGGGGCGGTGGGGTTGACGCGGAAATTCGATTTCACGCGGGACAGCCCGGCCGATTTTCTGGCCAGCCTGTTGCATCAGCGGGCGAAGGATTTTTCCGCCCGCTGA
- the pcaF gene encoding 3-oxoadipyl-CoA thiolase has protein sequence MTDVYICDYIRTPIGRYGGALASVRADDLGAIPLKALAERNPSMDLAAIDDVIFGCANQAGEDNRNVARMSLLLAGYPASVSGTTMNRLCGSGMDAIITAARAIKAGEADLIIAGGVESMSRAPFVMPKAETAFARANAVYDTTIGWRFVNKLMKAQYGVDSMPETAENVAEDFSISREDQDLFALRSQQKAGAAMANGRLAQEIIPVTIPQRKGDPIVVSEDEHPRPSTTLEALQKLKTFVKADGTVTAGNASGVNDGAAALILATKEAAEKHGLKPIAKVLGGAAAGVPPRIMGFGPAPASKKLMARLGLKQEDFAVIELNEAFASQGLATLRDLGIADDDPRVNPNGGAIAIGHPLGMSGARITGTAMLDLKPGEKSLSTMCIGVGQGIAIALEAI, from the coding sequence ATGACTGACGTTTATATCTGCGACTACATCCGCACACCGATTGGCCGTTACGGCGGCGCGCTGGCGTCTGTTCGGGCGGATGATCTGGGGGCGATCCCTTTGAAAGCGCTGGCAGAACGCAATCCGTCGATGGATTTGGCGGCGATTGATGACGTGATCTTCGGCTGTGCCAACCAGGCGGGCGAAGACAATCGCAACGTCGCCCGTATGTCGCTGTTGCTCGCGGGCTACCCCGCCAGCGTGTCGGGCACGACGATGAACCGCCTGTGTGGCTCCGGCATGGATGCGATCATCACCGCCGCCCGCGCGATCAAGGCAGGCGAGGCCGATCTGATCATCGCAGGCGGTGTCGAAAGCATGTCGCGCGCGCCCTTCGTGATGCCGAAAGCGGAGACCGCCTTTGCGCGCGCCAATGCCGTCTATGACACGACCATCGGCTGGCGGTTCGTCAACAAACTGATGAAGGCGCAGTATGGCGTGGATTCCATGCCGGAAACCGCCGAGAACGTGGCCGAAGACTTCAGCATTTCCCGCGAAGATCAGGACCTCTTCGCGCTGCGGTCGCAACAAAAGGCAGGCGCTGCCATGGCCAACGGACGACTGGCGCAAGAGATCATCCCGGTGACCATCCCGCAGCGCAAAGGCGATCCAATCGTGGTTTCCGAGGACGAGCACCCGCGTCCCTCGACAACACTTGAAGCGCTGCAAAAGCTCAAGACCTTTGTCAAAGCCGACGGCACCGTGACCGCGGGCAATGCCTCTGGCGTCAACGACGGCGCGGCGGCACTGATCCTGGCCACGAAAGAGGCCGCCGAAAAGCACGGCCTGAAACCCATCGCCAAGGTGCTTGGCGGGGCCGCCGCAGGTGTGCCGCCGCGGATCATGGGCTTTGGCCCGGCGCCAGCGTCGAAAAAACTGATGGCGCGTCTGGGTCTCAAGCAGGAAGACTTTGCGGTAATCGAGTTGAACGAAGCCTTTGCCTCGCAAGGCCTTGCGACACTGCGCGATCTGGGCATTGCAGACGACGACCCGCGCGTGAACCCCAATGGCGGCGCGATCGCCATCGGCCATCCGCTCGGCATGTCCGGCGCACGGATCACCGGCACGGCGATGCTGGATCTCAAACCGGGTGAAAAGTCGCTGTCGACCATGTGCATCGGCGTTGGTCAGGGCATCGCGATTGCGCTCGAAGCCATCTAA
- the pcaC gene encoding 4-carboxymuconolactone decarboxylase — MSEKFDQGMKTRREVLGDAHVDRAEAAKTDFDLPFQSLITEGAWGTVWSSDKISRRERSMLTIALLAATGNFEEIPMHIRATARTGASKEDVAEALQHVAVYAGVPKANHALKLAKQTYAEMEETQ, encoded by the coding sequence ATGAGCGAGAAATTCGATCAGGGGATGAAAACCCGGCGCGAGGTTTTGGGCGACGCCCATGTCGATCGCGCCGAGGCCGCAAAGACCGATTTTGACCTGCCGTTTCAGAGCCTGATCACCGAGGGCGCCTGGGGTACGGTGTGGTCGTCGGACAAGATCTCTCGCCGTGAGCGCTCGATGCTGACCATCGCGCTCTTGGCTGCGACCGGGAATTTTGAGGAAATTCCGATGCATATCCGTGCCACCGCACGCACGGGCGCATCGAAAGAAGATGTGGCGGAGGCGCTGCAACATGTGGCGGTCTACGCGGGCGTGCCGAAAGCCAACCACGCGCTGAAGCTTGCCAAGCAGACCTATGCGGAAATGGAGGAGACCCAATGA
- the pcaD gene encoding 3-oxoadipate enol-lactonase encodes MHALTRDWGTMHVHHRPGSGPALVFINSLGTDLRMWDAVVTRLPESWTALRMDKRGHGLSETAAEGYGIPELAEDVIAAMNDAGLERAFLVGCSIGGLIAQHIALMAPARVMGLVLSNTAPMLGAAEGWRTRIDAIRESGMAAMSEGILPRWFGPAMLANANAPLWRTLLARTDQDGYIATCAAIAGTDITDRLSEITQPVLVFGGKHDLATPPEVVEALARALPRADLVMFEETGHLPAIEAPEAFTEALMKFVERIA; translated from the coding sequence ATGCACGCACTGACACGAGATTGGGGCACCATGCATGTGCACCACAGGCCCGGTTCCGGCCCGGCCCTAGTCTTTATCAATTCGCTCGGCACCGATTTGCGGATGTGGGACGCGGTCGTCACACGCCTGCCAGAAAGCTGGACCGCCCTGCGCATGGATAAGCGCGGGCATGGTCTGTCGGAGACCGCAGCCGAAGGATACGGCATTCCCGAACTGGCTGAAGACGTGATCGCCGCGATGAATGACGCCGGACTGGAGCGCGCCTTTTTGGTCGGTTGTTCCATCGGCGGGCTCATTGCACAGCATATCGCCCTGATGGCGCCCGCGCGCGTCATGGGTCTGGTGCTGTCGAACACAGCCCCGATGCTGGGCGCGGCGGAAGGCTGGCGCACCCGGATCGACGCCATCCGTGAAAGCGGTATGGCCGCCATGTCCGAAGGCATCCTGCCGCGCTGGTTCGGCCCGGCAATGCTGGCCAATGCGAACGCGCCCCTGTGGCGCACGCTTTTGGCCCGCACCGATCAGGACGGCTATATCGCCACCTGCGCCGCGATTGCGGGCACCGACATCACGGATCGTCTGTCCGAAATCACCCAGCCCGTGCTGGTCTTCGGCGGAAAACACGATCTGGCGACCCCGCCCGAGGTGGTTGAGGCTCTGGCCCGCGCCCTGCCCCGCGCTGATCTGGTGATGTTTGAAGAGACCGGCCACCTGCCCGCCATCGAGGCCCCGGAGGCCTTCACCGAGGCGTTGATGAAATTTGTGGAAAGGATCGCCTAA
- the pcaG gene encoding protocatechuate 3,4-dioxygenase subunit alpha, protein MVQKLDILQETPSQTAGPYVHIGLMPTYAGNGGYYDEEIGTTPFHDEAKVQGEIVEITGSVFDGTGWAMRDAMIESWQCDANGIFPGTDGADPAFTGHCRFAADAESGEFTLRTVKPGAYKGRGGVESAPHISLWVVARGINIGLNTRIYFEDEDNSTDPLLARIEQRPRVNTLIAKKTAEGKYRFDIRLQGQDETVFLDL, encoded by the coding sequence ATGGTCCAGAAACTCGATATTCTGCAGGAAACCCCATCGCAGACCGCAGGCCCCTACGTCCATATCGGCCTGATGCCGACCTATGCCGGCAATGGCGGCTACTACGACGAAGAAATCGGCACCACGCCTTTCCATGACGAAGCCAAGGTACAGGGCGAAATCGTGGAGATCACCGGCTCCGTGTTCGACGGCACGGGCTGGGCGATGCGCGATGCGATGATTGAAAGCTGGCAATGCGACGCAAACGGGATTTTTCCCGGCACGGACGGGGCCGACCCGGCTTTCACCGGCCATTGCCGCTTTGCTGCCGACGCCGAGAGCGGGGAATTCACCCTGCGCACCGTAAAGCCCGGCGCCTACAAGGGCCGCGGCGGCGTTGAGAGCGCGCCACATATCTCGCTTTGGGTTGTCGCCCGCGGCATCAACATCGGCCTCAACACCCGGATCTATTTCGAAGACGAAGACAACAGCACCGACCCGCTGCTGGCCCGCATCGAACAGCGCCCGCGCGTCAACACGCTGATCGCAAAGAAGACCGCTGAGGGCAAATACCGCTTCGACATCCGCCTCCAGGGGCAGGACGAGACCGTTTTTCTCGACCTGTAA
- a CDS encoding CoA transferase subunit B has translation MSGFNLMEDKLTNAQIAWRAAQDIEDGSYVNLGIGFPEMIAKFQPEGRDVTYHTENGVLGFGKAPAEGEEDWDLINAGKKAITLNPGASFFHHADSFSMVRGGHLDLAVLGAYQVAQNGDLANWRVGSKGVPAVGGAMDLVHGAKRVAVVTDHVTKDGKPKLVEACTFPLTGVGCVTRVYTSLAVIDIEDGKFILREKLPQMTLEELQAVTGATLHTEGDVADLIVPEDL, from the coding sequence ATGTCCGGTTTCAATCTGATGGAAGACAAGCTGACGAATGCGCAAATTGCATGGCGTGCCGCGCAAGATATTGAAGACGGCTCCTATGTGAACCTCGGCATCGGCTTTCCCGAAATGATCGCCAAATTCCAGCCGGAAGGCCGCGACGTGACCTATCACACCGAAAACGGCGTGCTGGGCTTTGGCAAGGCGCCCGCCGAAGGGGAAGAAGACTGGGACCTGATCAACGCCGGGAAAAAGGCGATCACACTCAATCCCGGCGCCTCGTTTTTCCACCATGCCGACAGCTTTTCGATGGTGCGCGGCGGCCACCTCGATCTGGCCGTGCTGGGTGCCTATCAGGTCGCGCAAAACGGCGATCTCGCCAACTGGCGCGTCGGTTCCAAGGGCGTTCCGGCCGTGGGCGGCGCGATGGATCTGGTGCATGGCGCAAAACGCGTCGCCGTGGTCACAGACCATGTCACCAAGGATGGCAAGCCCAAGCTGGTTGAGGCCTGCACCTTCCCGCTCACCGGCGTGGGCTGCGTGACCCGTGTCTACACCTCTCTGGCGGTGATCGACATTGAAGACGGAAAATTCATCTTGCGTGAAAAGCTGCCGCAAATGACCCTGGAAGAGCTGCAGGCGGTGACGGGAGCAACGCTCCACACCGAGGGCGATGTGGCCGATCTGATTGTCCCGGAGGACCTGTGA
- a CDS encoding 3-oxoacid CoA-transferase subunit A, with product MDKTISSVAEAVADIPDGATIMIGGFGGSGAPIELIHALIDRFRATGNPKNVTVINNNAGNGFIGIAAMIKAGMVKKMICSFPRSSNAEAFNEKYLAGEIELELVPQGTLAERIRAAGAGIPAFYTPSSFGTELAEGKPTEEFDGKMYVRERWLKADFALIKGQQGDTVGNLTYRMAGRNFNPLMAMAAAKTIAQVSELGAPGSIDPQQVITPGIFVDTVVEVANPQQEEVLVRTGVVH from the coding sequence ATGGATAAAACCATTTCTTCCGTGGCCGAGGCGGTCGCGGACATTCCCGATGGCGCAACCATCATGATCGGCGGATTCGGCGGCTCCGGTGCCCCCATCGAACTGATCCACGCGCTGATCGACCGCTTCCGCGCCACAGGCAACCCAAAGAACGTAACCGTGATCAACAACAACGCGGGCAACGGCTTCATCGGCATCGCCGCGATGATCAAGGCGGGCATGGTCAAAAAGATGATCTGCTCCTTCCCGCGGTCCTCGAACGCCGAAGCGTTCAACGAAAAGTATCTTGCAGGTGAAATCGAGCTGGAACTCGTCCCACAGGGCACGCTGGCCGAACGCATTCGCGCGGCCGGGGCGGGCATTCCCGCCTTCTACACGCCTTCGTCTTTCGGGACCGAACTGGCCGAGGGCAAGCCGACCGAAGAATTCGACGGAAAGATGTATGTCCGCGAACGCTGGCTGAAGGCCGACTTTGCCCTCATCAAAGGACAACAGGGCGACACCGTCGGCAACCTGACCTACCGCATGGCGGGCCGCAACTTTAACCCACTGATGGCCATGGCTGCCGCGAAAACCATCGCGCAGGTCAGCGAACTTGGCGCCCCCGGCTCCATCGATCCGCAGCAGGTGATCACCCCCGGTATCTTTGTCGACACCGTGGTCGAAGTCGCCAATCCGCAACAAGAAGAAGTGCTCGTGCGCACGGGAGTGGTCCACTGA
- a CDS encoding FAD-dependent oxidoreductase: MSLDSTPAPAQSVAIIGGGISGLAAAYRLADSHQVTLFEAAPRLGGHARTVLAGRFGDQPVDTGFIVFNYANYPHLTAMFDDLDVPVEKSDMSFGASIDGGRVEYGLKSVAALLGQKRNLTRPGFARMVRDIFRFNAGAEAAARDDSLTIGELVDDMGLGEWFQRYYLMPICGAIWSTAPEDIRAFPARTLVQFFRNHALLSATGQHQWWTVSGGSQEYVRRLEANLLARGTELQTGAPIEAVQRSPLGVVVKPQGQTPRHFDQVIFACHSDTALRLLEQPTAQETSALSDLRYQDNQVVLHCDPAFMPKRRACWSSWVYQAQSSEQRTKIGVTYWMNRLQNIPENDPLFVSLNPAREVAGPAIYDEVTFRHPVFDHAALRAQGQIDRIQGQNNTWFAGAYLRHGFHEDGFASAVRVSEALQAQSRTFGVAAQ, translated from the coding sequence ATGTCACTTGATTCAACGCCCGCCCCAGCCCAGTCCGTCGCCATCATTGGCGGCGGCATTTCCGGTCTTGCTGCCGCGTATCGGCTGGCGGACAGCCATCAGGTGACTCTTTTCGAAGCGGCGCCGCGTCTGGGCGGGCATGCGCGCACGGTTCTGGCCGGGCGGTTTGGCGATCAGCCGGTTGATACGGGCTTCATCGTCTTTAACTACGCCAATTATCCGCATCTGACGGCAATGTTCGACGATCTCGATGTGCCGGTGGAAAAAAGCGACATGAGCTTTGGGGCAAGCATCGACGGCGGGCGCGTCGAATACGGGCTGAAATCCGTTGCCGCACTTCTGGGGCAAAAGCGCAACCTGACGCGACCGGGGTTTGCGCGCATGGTGCGTGACATTTTCCGTTTCAATGCCGGAGCAGAGGCTGCGGCGCGAGACGACAGCCTGACCATTGGCGAACTGGTCGATGACATGGGGTTGGGGGAGTGGTTCCAGCGCTATTACCTGATGCCGATCTGTGGCGCGATCTGGTCGACCGCGCCCGAGGACATTCGCGCCTTTCCAGCGCGCACGCTGGTCCAGTTCTTTCGCAATCACGCCCTGCTGTCGGCGACCGGTCAGCACCAGTGGTGGACGGTTTCGGGCGGTTCACAGGAATATGTGCGGCGGCTGGAAGCCAATCTTCTGGCGCGGGGCACAGAGCTGCAGACAGGCGCGCCGATTGAGGCCGTCCAGCGCAGTCCTCTGGGCGTTGTCGTCAAACCGCAGGGCCAGACACCGAGGCATTTCGATCAGGTGATTTTCGCCTGCCATTCCGACACGGCCTTGCGATTGCTGGAGCAGCCGACCGCGCAGGAAACCTCGGCGCTGTCGGATCTGCGGTATCAGGACAATCAGGTGGTTTTGCATTGCGACCCGGCCTTCATGCCCAAACGTCGTGCCTGCTGGTCTTCTTGGGTCTATCAGGCCCAGAGTTCCGAACAGCGCACCAAGATCGGCGTCACCTATTGGATGAACCGGCTGCAGAATATCCCCGAAAACGATCCTCTGTTCGTCAGCCTGAACCCTGCGCGCGAGGTTGCAGGGCCTGCGATTTATGATGAGGTCACCTTCCGGCATCCGGTTTTCGATCACGCGGCGTTGCGTGCGCAGGGGCAGATTGATCGCATTCAGGGTCAGAATAATACGTGGTTTGCCGGGGCCTATCTGCGGCATGGTTTTCACGAAGACGGCTTTGCCAGCGCGGTGCGAGTCAGCGAGGCCCTGCAGGCGCAGAGCCGCACGTTCGGAGTGGCCGCGCAATGA
- a CDS encoding sigma-70 family RNA polymerase sigma factor, whose protein sequence is MLSLDQHIFLPDGPETAPSGAPLDVLAVPPRENATAHGTSGHRNTLRQQQGKKQSKVTKNGEISNETQWMLQVRDHRDKIAFGQLFDHFAPRLKGMIMRSGCSSAQAEDILQEVMLKVWRKAHLYDPARAQVSAWIYQIARNQQTDLFRKEARPMPEALKTPDQPEPDASHVVALDQEVAHLRRAMDNLSPDQRSMVEKAYLGELSHSEISEATGLPLGTIKSRIRLALEKLRHEMKGARP, encoded by the coding sequence ATGCTGAGCTTGGACCAACATATTTTCCTGCCCGACGGGCCTGAGACCGCACCCAGCGGGGCGCCTTTGGATGTTTTGGCCGTCCCGCCGCGCGAAAACGCTACGGCGCACGGCACGAGCGGGCATCGCAATACGCTGCGTCAGCAGCAGGGCAAAAAGCAGAGCAAAGTGACCAAAAACGGTGAGATTTCCAACGAGACGCAATGGATGTTGCAGGTTCGCGATCATCGCGACAAGATCGCCTTTGGCCAGTTGTTCGACCATTTTGCCCCGCGCCTGAAGGGCATGATCATGCGCTCGGGCTGTTCTTCAGCACAAGCCGAAGACATTCTGCAAGAGGTCATGCTCAAGGTCTGGCGCAAGGCACATCTTTACGATCCGGCCCGCGCGCAGGTCTCGGCCTGGATCTATCAGATCGCCCGCAACCAGCAGACCGATCTGTTTCGCAAAGAGGCCCGCCCCATGCCCGAGGCGCTCAAAACCCCGGACCAGCCCGAACCCGACGCCAGCCACGTCGTCGCGCTGGATCAGGAGGTCGCCCACCTCCGACGGGCGATGGACAATCTCAGCCCGGATCAGCGTAGCATGGTTGAAAAGGCCTATCTTGGCGAACTCAGCCATTCCGAAATCAGCGAAGCAACAGGACTTCCCCTTGGCACCATCAAATCCCGCATCCGACTGGCCCTTGAAAAACTAAGACATGAAATGAAAGGAGCACGACCATGA
- the pcaH gene encoding protocatechuate 3,4-dioxygenase subunit beta — protein MTRLITDQGPLIPRNRAIHPAPYDPDYKTSVARSPNLPLLSMESSPSEETGPTFGHNKLGALDNNLILNWTKGAAPAVGERILLHGRVLDENNRPVPNTLIEIWQANAGGRYRHKKDTYFAPLDPNFGGCGRTITDEDGCYEFLTVRPGAYPWPNRTNDWRPMHIHISVYGHSFGQRLITQMYFEGDPLIDHCPIAATIKDRSQLDRLVAPLDFSKSRPLDFLAYKFDIVLRGRRQTMFENKLEGM, from the coding sequence ATGACCCGCCTGATCACCGATCAGGGCCCGTTGATCCCGCGCAACCGCGCGATCCACCCGGCCCCTTACGACCCCGACTACAAAACCAGCGTCGCACGCTCGCCGAACCTGCCGCTCTTGTCGATGGAAAGCTCCCCGTCGGAGGAAACCGGCCCGACTTTCGGTCACAACAAACTCGGCGCGCTGGACAACAACCTGATTCTGAACTGGACCAAAGGCGCCGCCCCCGCCGTGGGCGAACGCATCCTGCTGCATGGCCGCGTTCTGGATGAAAACAACCGCCCGGTGCCGAACACGCTGATCGAGATCTGGCAGGCCAATGCTGGCGGTCGTTATCGCCATAAGAAAGACACCTATTTCGCGCCGCTTGATCCGAATTTTGGTGGCTGTGGCCGAACCATCACCGATGAGGACGGCTGTTACGAATTCCTGACCGTGCGCCCCGGTGCCTACCCCTGGCCGAACCGCACCAACGACTGGCGTCCGATGCACATTCACATCTCGGTCTATGGCCACAGCTTCGGCCAGCGGCTTATCACGCAGATGTATTTCGAAGGCGATCCGCTGATTGATCACTGCCCGATCGCAGCGACAATCAAGGATCGCAGCCAGCTTGACCGCCTCGTCGCGCCGCTCGATTTCTCGAAATCGCGTCCGCTCGATTTCCTCGCCTATAAGTTCGACATCGTGCTGCGCGGTCGCCGCCAGACCATGTTCGAAAACAAGCTCGAAGGGATGTAA